From Candidatus Manganitrophus morganii, the proteins below share one genomic window:
- a CDS encoding SRPBCC family protein has product MEIKKAVTVLKSPEELYRYWRKFDMLPNFMKNLEAVTPLGDRRSHWRAKGPAAQVFEWDAEITEDQINERIAWRSLEGADVEQAGAVTFKKAPGDRGTEVRVRMEYNAPGGKLGAVAAKLIGEDPGTRVYEDLRRFKALMETGEIPVNNGEPARPK; this is encoded by the coding sequence ATGGAAATAAAAAAAGCAGTCACCGTTTTAAAGTCGCCGGAGGAGCTCTACCGTTACTGGCGAAAGTTCGACATGCTTCCGAATTTCATGAAAAATCTCGAGGCGGTCACGCCGCTGGGGGACCGGCGCTCTCATTGGCGGGCGAAGGGGCCGGCGGCTCAGGTGTTCGAATGGGACGCGGAGATCACCGAGGATCAGATCAACGAGCGGATCGCGTGGCGATCGCTGGAGGGTGCCGACGTCGAGCAGGCCGGCGCCGTGACCTTTAAGAAGGCGCCGGGCGACCGAGGGACGGAAGTTCGGGTGAGGATGGAATACAACGCGCCGGGCGGGAAACTCGGCGCGGTGGCGGCAAAGCTGATCGGAGAGGATCCCGGGACGCGGGTCTATGAAGATCTGCGCCGCTTCAAAGCGCTGATGGAAACGGGAGAGATCCCGGTCAACAACGGCGAGCCGGCCCGTCCCAAATAG
- a CDS encoding glutathione-dependent formaldehyde dehydrogenase, whose amino-acid sequence MKAVSWYGSQEVRVENVPDPKILNPRDAIVKVTTAAICGSDLHLYHGNVPTMKRGDILGHEFMGEVVEVGKGNRKLRVGDRVVVPFSISCGNCFYCRMEAFTLCDNSNPNFLMQEKVTDFPTAGLFGYTHLYGGYPGGQAEYVRVPFADVGPVRVPDDMTDEQVLFLGDIFPTAYHAAINGRIQPGDVVAVWGCGPVGLLTIKCAYLLGAERVIAIDHVPERLDKARGQNHTEVLNFEEVDVVDALKDITAGRGPDVCIDAVGMDADEKGPVAAYEKLKQKFHLETDRPFALREVIRACRNGGTVSLPGVYAGYVDKMPMGIAFGKGITFRMGQTPVQKYTGLLLDRIIKEKIDLTYIITHRMSLDEAPEGYRIFNEKEEGCIKVILKP is encoded by the coding sequence ATGAAGGCTGTTTCTTGGTATGGATCACAAGAGGTTCGGGTCGAGAATGTTCCCGATCCGAAAATTCTCAATCCGCGCGATGCCATCGTCAAAGTGACGACGGCGGCGATCTGCGGTTCCGATCTCCACCTCTATCACGGCAATGTTCCGACGATGAAGCGCGGGGATATTCTCGGTCACGAATTTATGGGAGAGGTGGTCGAGGTGGGAAAGGGAAATCGGAAGCTCCGCGTGGGGGACCGGGTGGTCGTTCCCTTTTCCATCTCCTGCGGCAACTGCTTCTATTGCCGAATGGAGGCGTTCACCCTCTGTGACAACTCCAATCCGAATTTCCTCATGCAGGAGAAAGTGACCGACTTTCCGACCGCCGGTCTCTTCGGCTACACCCACCTTTATGGCGGCTACCCGGGAGGACAGGCGGAGTATGTCCGTGTCCCGTTTGCCGACGTGGGGCCGGTCCGTGTCCCGGATGATATGACCGATGAGCAGGTTCTCTTCCTGGGGGATATCTTCCCCACCGCGTATCATGCGGCGATCAACGGCCGTATTCAGCCGGGGGATGTGGTGGCGGTGTGGGGATGCGGTCCCGTCGGACTGCTCACGATCAAGTGCGCGTATCTTCTCGGGGCGGAGCGGGTCATCGCAATCGATCACGTTCCGGAGCGGCTCGACAAGGCGAGGGGCCAGAACCACACGGAGGTCCTCAACTTCGAGGAGGTCGATGTCGTGGACGCACTCAAGGACATTACCGCCGGCCGGGGTCCCGACGTCTGCATCGATGCGGTCGGGATGGATGCCGATGAAAAAGGGCCGGTGGCCGCGTATGAAAAATTAAAACAGAAGTTTCACCTGGAGACCGATCGTCCCTTTGCGCTGAGAGAAGTCATCCGCGCCTGCCGAAACGGGGGAACGGTTTCCCTGCCGGGAGTCTATGCCGGCTATGTCGACAAGATGCCGATGGGGATCGCCTTCGGGAAGGGGATCACGTTTCGGATGGGGCAGACGCCGGTCCAAAAATATACGGGGCTCCTGCTCGATCGGATCATCAAAGAGAAGATCGATCTGACCTACATTATCACCCATCGGATGTCGCTCGATGAAGCGCCGGAGGGTTATCGGATCTTTAACGAAAAAGAGGAGGGGTGCATCAAGGTCATTCTCAAGCCTTGA
- a CDS encoding SDR family NAD(P)-dependent oxidoreductase codes for MARTVVIAGVGPGTGAALVRRFAREQCRVGMFARSAGYLRQLEKEIRGRNEAALAVPTDITDPKQVAEGFGRVREAFGPVDILINHASRAVWKGVLELTPQEFEQAWRVSAYGALLCTREAVPDMLRNGGGAILFTGATSSIRGRGGALEFSSAKFAVRGMADSLARELWPKGIHVTHIIVDGVIDTPAVRERYRPAPDEPLLDPDAIAESYWNLANQPKSAWTLELDLRPFNEEFFV; via the coding sequence ATGGCGCGTACCGTCGTCATTGCGGGGGTGGGGCCGGGAACGGGGGCCGCCCTGGTCCGGAGATTCGCAAGGGAGCAGTGCCGGGTGGGGATGTTTGCCCGGTCGGCCGGGTATCTTCGCCAGCTTGAAAAGGAAATTCGAGGCCGGAATGAAGCGGCGTTGGCGGTGCCGACCGACATCACCGATCCGAAGCAGGTGGCGGAGGGTTTCGGCCGGGTCCGGGAGGCGTTCGGCCCGGTCGATATCCTCATCAACCATGCGAGCCGCGCGGTATGGAAGGGGGTTCTGGAACTGACGCCGCAGGAGTTTGAGCAGGCATGGCGGGTCTCGGCCTATGGAGCGCTCCTCTGCACGCGCGAGGCGGTTCCCGACATGCTCCGGAATGGAGGGGGGGCGATCCTTTTTACCGGCGCGACCTCCTCGATCCGGGGCCGGGGCGGCGCGCTCGAATTCAGCAGCGCCAAATTCGCCGTTCGCGGAATGGCCGACTCGCTGGCGCGCGAGCTCTGGCCGAAGGGAATTCATGTGACCCATATCATCGTCGACGGGGTGATCGATACCCCCGCCGTTCGCGAAAGGTATCGGCCCGCCCCCGATGAGCCGCTTCTGGATCCCGATGCAATCGCCGAATCGTACTGGAACCTCGCCAACCAACCGAAAAGCGCCTGGACCCTGGAACTCGACCTGCGACCCTTCAACGAAGAATTCTTCGTCTAA
- a CDS encoding PD-(D/E)XK nuclease family protein: MSGLRHQQEILMVSTLSQQRYCEKKVDLAMQFPEVEPTSPAMEHGAEGHARLEEGATPVTREEIEASLHRGESLTLFEFPMEGVWEEIPIWGRPDLVQLEGKSATLLVEFKFSRRSTLFPSQQTQANLYGWLLQQNRFDVDSLLCAVAIFPATIPHVKLLPTDLTGTLLKVTEQLRAKTFRSAVPILRQEKSFTLHLFPFRPQIAERDLRWAVDYWRGKREPEPSGSVNKCRICRFNAEALCNQALSPFAR; encoded by the coding sequence ATGAGCGGATTGCGACATCAACAAGAAATCCTGATGGTCTCCACCCTCTCGCAACAGCGATATTGCGAGAAGAAGGTCGATCTTGCGATGCAGTTCCCCGAGGTGGAGCCGACCTCTCCGGCGATGGAGCACGGGGCCGAAGGCCATGCGCGGCTGGAAGAAGGGGCGACCCCCGTCACCCGGGAGGAGATCGAGGCTTCGCTCCATCGTGGGGAGAGCCTGACGCTTTTCGAATTTCCGATGGAAGGGGTCTGGGAGGAGATCCCGATTTGGGGACGGCCCGACCTGGTTCAATTGGAGGGGAAATCGGCCACACTGCTGGTCGAATTTAAATTCTCGCGCCGCTCGACTCTCTTCCCCTCGCAACAAACGCAGGCCAACCTCTACGGCTGGCTTCTCCAGCAGAATCGATTTGATGTCGATTCTCTCCTTTGCGCGGTCGCGATCTTCCCCGCGACGATTCCTCACGTCAAGCTTCTCCCCACCGATCTGACCGGAACGCTCCTGAAGGTCACGGAGCAACTTCGGGCGAAAACGTTCCGCTCTGCGGTCCCCATTCTCCGCCAAGAAAAATCGTTCACGCTTCACCTCTTCCCGTTCCGTCCGCAGATCGCCGAGCGCGATCTGCGCTGGGCGGTCGATTACTGGCGGGGGAAAAGGGAGCCCGAACCGAGCGGCTCGGTCAACAAATGCCGGATCTGCCGGTTTAACGCCGAAGCCCTCTGCAACCAGGCCTTATCTCCTTTTGCCCGCTAA